From the genome of Turicibacter faecis, one region includes:
- the melB gene encoding melibiose:sodium transporter MelB, with protein sequence MKLTNSAKYAYGFGALGKDLVCGVVGVYIMFYFTDVIGLNPAFVGTLFLIARVWDTVNDPMMGMLVDNTRTKWGKFRPWILIGTLINAVVLFFLFKKPDLTGAPLYAYFSVMYILWGMTYTIMDIPYWSMIPSLTQDKEEREKISVIPRVFAAIGNLCVATFGLSMVHQLGKGNQAKGFEYLALGISIIFIITSVVMCLKVKEPSTKVAKTNASETDRVTLKQTFKIIGQNGQLKVFIVIVLCMNLMLSFLGGMALYYFKYVTQNEGMFQIYNGCAGFAEIAGLLMFPILVKRMGRKHVFRLGCVSPIVGLLVLLVCGFIAPQNTLLVAIGAFLARAGGGLIIASSTVMLADVVDYSEYKFGTRNESIIFSCQTLLVKSASALSGWLIGVGLAAFGYVANAQQTMTTMMGMRGLMFVLPAIFIALCFIVYKKYYKITGDYHEEIIKELEARQQARKQGLEVTNLSYE encoded by the coding sequence ATGAAATTAACAAATTCAGCCAAATACGCATACGGATTTGGTGCATTAGGAAAGGATTTAGTTTGTGGGGTTGTTGGTGTTTACATTATGTTTTACTTTACAGATGTGATTGGGTTAAACCCGGCATTTGTTGGAACACTTTTTTTGATTGCGCGGGTGTGGGATACAGTAAATGATCCGATGATGGGAATGTTAGTAGACAATACGCGAACAAAGTGGGGAAAATTTAGACCATGGATTTTAATAGGAACTTTAATAAATGCGGTTGTTTTATTTTTCTTATTTAAGAAGCCAGACTTAACAGGGGCCCCATTATATGCTTATTTTTCAGTCATGTATATCTTATGGGGAATGACATATACCATTATGGATATCCCATATTGGTCAATGATTCCTTCTTTAACGCAAGACAAAGAGGAACGAGAAAAAATATCTGTTATTCCGCGAGTGTTTGCAGCGATTGGAAATTTATGTGTAGCAACGTTTGGATTATCGATGGTTCATCAATTAGGTAAGGGCAATCAAGCGAAAGGTTTTGAATATTTAGCGTTAGGAATTTCTATTATTTTTATTATCACCTCTGTTGTGATGTGCTTAAAGGTGAAAGAGCCATCAACGAAAGTTGCTAAGACTAATGCCTCAGAAACGGACCGAGTGACACTGAAACAAACATTTAAAATTATTGGGCAAAATGGTCAATTAAAAGTGTTTATCGTTATTGTGTTATGTATGAACTTAATGTTATCATTTTTAGGCGGAATGGCACTTTATTACTTTAAATATGTGACTCAAAATGAAGGAATGTTCCAAATCTATAATGGATGTGCTGGATTCGCAGAAATTGCTGGTTTATTAATGTTCCCAATTTTAGTGAAAAGAATGGGACGTAAGCATGTATTTAGATTAGGATGTGTCTCACCGATTGTTGGGCTATTGGTATTACTTGTTTGTGGCTTTATTGCTCCTCAAAATACATTATTGGTTGCTATCGGTGCATTTTTAGCTCGAGCGGGAGGAGGATTAATTATCGCCTCATCAACAGTTATGCTTGCTGATGTTGTAGATTATAGTGAGTACAAATTTGGAACGCGAAATGAAAGTATTATCTTTTCATGTCAGACGCTACTTGTTAAATCGGCTAGTGCTTTAAGCGGATGGTTAATTGGAGTCGGGCTTGCTGCCTTTGGTTATGTAGCAAATGCACAACAAACAATGACAACAATGATGGGGATGCGAGGACTAATGTTCGTCTTACCAGCAATTTTTATTGCACTATGTTTCATTGTTTATAAAAAGTATTACAAAATCACAGGGGATTATCATGAGGAAATTATTAAGGAATTAGAGGCACGTCAACAAGCTAGAAAACAAGGGCTAGAAGTTACTAACCTCAGTTATGAATAA
- a CDS encoding RluA family pseudouridine synthase has translation MTTIRKDEQLIFIINDEQAGQTVREFLQGYHLSRKKIHEMYMNKKVRLNGNSVSFETILHASDELAIALFEEEEIDFLPQKMPLEIIYEDDHLLIINKPAGLMVHPDQKDGKGTLANGVAYYYERRGMKNRVRYIHRLDTETSGGIIFAKTYLAHSLLDYWLSEKKIRRWYVALVSGTLKTKKGKIDAPIGRDRHHGARRRVSSTGDRALTYYQLKRQYQGYALVELELKTGRTHQIRVHMSHLGHPLLGDVLYGGAKDKMKRLALHSARIEMLHPITREPLMLHIPIPNDMKRWIK, from the coding sequence ATGACAACGATTCGTAAAGATGAACAGTTAATTTTTATTATAAACGACGAACAGGCGGGACAAACAGTTCGTGAATTTTTACAGGGGTACCATCTATCTCGTAAAAAAATTCATGAGATGTATATGAATAAAAAGGTGAGATTAAACGGGAATAGCGTTTCTTTTGAAACAATCCTTCATGCGTCTGATGAACTGGCTATCGCTCTTTTTGAGGAGGAGGAAATTGATTTTTTACCTCAAAAGATGCCATTAGAAATTATCTATGAAGATGATCATCTATTAATTATTAATAAACCAGCTGGATTAATGGTTCATCCTGATCAAAAGGATGGGAAGGGGACACTTGCTAATGGGGTAGCTTATTACTATGAGAGGCGAGGAATGAAAAACCGTGTTCGCTATATTCACCGATTAGATACAGAGACGAGCGGTGGAATTATTTTTGCTAAAACATATTTAGCTCATAGTTTGTTAGATTATTGGTTAAGTGAGAAGAAAATCAGACGTTGGTATGTAGCCCTTGTTTCTGGCACGTTGAAGACGAAAAAGGGGAAAATCGACGCACCAATTGGAAGGGATCGTCATCACGGTGCTCGACGTCGTGTCAGTTCAACAGGGGATCGTGCGCTTACTTATTATCAGTTAAAACGACAGTATCAAGGATATGCCTTGGTAGAATTAGAGTTGAAAACAGGACGTACGCATCAAATAAGGGTTCATATGAGTCATCTTGGGCACCCACTTCTTGGGGATGTCCTATACGGAGGAGCAAAAGATAAAATGAAACGTCTGGCGCTGCATTCTGCACGGATTGAAATGCTTCATCCAATTACACGTGAACCGTTAATGCTACATATTCCAATACCAAACGACATGAAGCGCTGGATAAAATAA
- a CDS encoding ABC transporter ATP-binding protein, with amino-acid sequence MARPMGPGAGPGGRFHQAEKLKNPKSTIKRLLGYMSHKIYALIFVCLLCIISTVVNVLATNYYGNIIDDYIVPHDLAGLKWMCLFIAGIYFISVLATYFQNLIMVKLSQETTAEIRRNLFTSMQKLPLRFFDTHSSGDLMSRLTNDVDNINMTLSQSITQMFSGIVTIIGMLIAMIVLSPALTVVGLITTPLMFLTSRFLVKKTQPFFIKQQQDLGNLNGYIEEIVSGQKAVLLFSQEETVENEFGKINRQLTKSSIMAQALSGFMGPLNNFINNMTFLIVAVVGGILALNTTGLSIGNIFVFILYMRSFTRPINEILNIFNTVQSALAGAERVFEIMDEAPELDPDGAHDIAELDGDVVLEHVKFSYDKGKTILKDACIHAKRGETVAIVGPTGAGKTTIINLLTKFYDIDSGNILIDGENIDRLTRSSLRRNISMVLQDTYLFSETVRENIRYGRLDATDEDVILAAKMANAHAFIMQLPDGYDTILSDNGSNLSQGQRQLLAIARAVLSKASILILDEATSSIDTRTEVQIQKAMLRLMEGKTTFVIAHRLSTIKNADQILVLNQGEIIEQGTHESLLKCNGFYANLYNSQFRE; translated from the coding sequence ATGGCTAGACCGATGGGGCCAGGGGCCGGACCTGGTGGGCGTTTTCACCAAGCTGAAAAGTTAAAAAATCCGAAGTCAACGATTAAACGATTGCTTGGTTACATGAGTCATAAAATTTATGCCTTAATTTTCGTTTGTTTATTATGTATTATTTCAACGGTTGTTAATGTGTTAGCAACGAATTACTACGGGAATATTATTGATGATTATATTGTGCCACACGATTTAGCAGGGTTAAAATGGATGTGCCTTTTTATCGCTGGCATTTACTTCATTAGCGTGTTAGCCACGTACTTTCAAAATTTAATTATGGTGAAGCTTTCACAAGAAACGACGGCTGAAATTCGCCGAAATTTATTTACAAGTATGCAAAAACTACCGCTACGTTTTTTTGATACACACTCAAGCGGTGATTTAATGAGTCGTCTAACGAATGATGTCGATAACATTAATATGACCTTATCACAAAGTATTACACAAATGTTTTCAGGGATTGTAACGATTATCGGAATGTTAATCGCGATGATTGTATTAAGTCCTGCATTAACAGTGGTCGGACTCATTACGACGCCGTTGATGTTTTTAACTTCACGATTTTTAGTGAAAAAAACTCAACCGTTCTTTATTAAACAACAACAAGATTTAGGAAATCTTAATGGGTACATCGAAGAAATTGTTTCCGGACAAAAGGCCGTTCTTTTATTTTCACAAGAAGAAACGGTTGAAAATGAGTTTGGTAAAATTAATCGTCAATTAACGAAAAGTTCGATTATGGCCCAAGCCTTGTCAGGATTTATGGGACCATTAAATAACTTTATTAATAATATGACCTTTTTAATCGTAGCCGTTGTTGGGGGGATTTTGGCCCTAAACACAACAGGGCTTTCAATTGGGAATATCTTTGTCTTTATCTTATATATGAGAAGTTTTACGCGTCCGATCAATGAGATTTTGAATATTTTTAACACGGTTCAATCAGCATTAGCGGGGGCAGAGCGCGTATTTGAAATTATGGATGAAGCCCCGGAATTAGATCCTGATGGAGCACATGATATAGCTGAGCTCGATGGAGACGTTGTATTAGAACATGTTAAATTCTCATATGATAAAGGAAAAACGATTTTAAAAGATGCGTGTATCCATGCCAAAAGGGGAGAAACCGTTGCGATTGTTGGGCCAACAGGGGCAGGAAAAACGACCATCATCAATTTATTAACAAAATTCTACGATATTGATTCAGGAAATATTTTAATTGATGGTGAAAATATTGACCGCTTGACGCGTTCAAGTTTACGTCGTAATATTTCGATGGTGTTACAAGACACCTATCTTTTCTCTGAAACGGTTCGTGAGAATATTCGCTATGGACGATTAGATGCGACGGATGAAGATGTGATCTTAGCGGCTAAAATGGCGAATGCCCATGCATTTATCATGCAGTTACCGGATGGGTATGATACGATTTTATCAGATAATGGAAGTAACCTCTCACAGGGACAACGTCAATTGTTAGCCATTGCTCGCGCAGTTTTATCAAAAGCATCTATCTTGATTTTAGATGAGGCAACTTCATCTATTGATACGCGAACAGAGGTTCAAATTCAAAAAGCGATGCTGCGTCTGATGGAAGGGAAAACAACATTTGTTATTGCTCATCGTTTAAGCACGATTAAAAACGCTGATCAAATTTTAGTTTTAAATCAGGGAGAAATTATTGAGCAGGGAACACATGAATCACTGCTTAAATGCAATGGATTCTATGCTAATTTGTATAATAGCCAATTTCGTGAATAG
- a CDS encoding cytidine deaminase family protein: MFDELIRKATEVLNPRRLSAAAEAGSVAAAILTESGHIYTGVCIETKCSMGFCAEHAAAAAMITAGESHIVKMVAINKRGNILPPCGRCREFISQLDDQNIHAKILINRTKAVPLKDLLPYDWRLAKHVEFDE, translated from the coding sequence ATGTTTGATGAATTAATTCGTAAAGCGACGGAAGTTTTAAATCCCCGTCGCCTCTCAGCTGCTGCCGAAGCTGGAAGTGTTGCAGCTGCCATTTTAACCGAGAGTGGCCATATTTATACAGGTGTTTGCATTGAAACTAAATGCTCCATGGGGTTTTGCGCAGAGCACGCGGCTGCTGCCGCTATGATTACAGCCGGAGAAAGTCATATCGTAAAAATGGTAGCCATCAATAAACGGGGAAATATATTACCCCCATGTGGTCGATGTCGAGAGTTTATTAGTCAACTTGACGACCAAAATATTCATGCCAAAATTCTTATTAATCGTACAAAGGCCGTTCCACTCAAAGATCTCCTTCCATATGATTGGCGTTTGGCAAAACATGTAGAGTTTGATGAATAA
- a CDS encoding IS30 family transposase, which translates to MSYKHLNTFERTRIEVLSKMGYSTRQIAGQLNRHHSTIARELKRNTQKTYQAELADELAEQRRLVCHRPETKSEEVIQTIQHYLKLTWSPEQISNTVLKGVISFKTIYRWIYDGTILLGDLSCLRQKGKRRKPRETRGRFNIGTSIHQRPKEVKKRQAFGHWELDTVVSSRGKSKGCLATFIERQTRFYVAVKIENRSASEMYRAISELYEHFPKDTFKTYTVDRGKEFACYSKVEADLKVPVYFADAYSSWQRGSNENANGLLREFFPKKTDLARVSEKEIDEALLLINHRPRKCLGWKTSFELFHEKLSHLY; encoded by the coding sequence ATGAGTTATAAACATCTTAACACATTTGAGCGTACACGTATAGAAGTTCTTTCAAAAATGGGTTATTCAACGAGACAAATTGCGGGGCAATTAAATCGTCATCATTCAACCATTGCTCGTGAACTAAAACGAAATACTCAAAAGACGTATCAAGCAGAGCTAGCAGATGAATTAGCCGAGCAACGTCGCTTAGTTTGTCATCGTCCAGAGACCAAATCTGAAGAAGTTATTCAAACCATCCAACATTATTTAAAGTTAACCTGGTCGCCTGAACAAATTTCTAATACGGTTTTAAAGGGTGTTATTTCATTCAAAACTATTTATCGATGGATTTATGACGGAACGATTTTGTTAGGGGATTTAAGCTGTTTAAGGCAAAAGGGAAAACGCCGAAAACCACGAGAAACACGCGGACGATTTAACATTGGGACATCAATTCATCAACGTCCGAAAGAGGTAAAAAAACGTCAGGCATTTGGTCATTGGGAACTTGATACAGTTGTTTCAAGCCGTGGTAAAAGTAAAGGCTGTTTAGCTACATTTATTGAACGTCAAACACGATTTTATGTCGCCGTTAAAATCGAAAATCGCTCAGCATCTGAAATGTACCGAGCGATTAGTGAGTTATATGAACATTTTCCTAAAGACACCTTTAAAACTTATACCGTTGATCGAGGAAAAGAGTTTGCTTGTTATTCCAAAGTAGAAGCAGATTTAAAGGTTCCTGTTTACTTCGCTGACGCCTATTCCTCTTGGCAAAGAGGAAGTAATGAAAATGCCAATGGTCTTCTTCGAGAATTCTTTCCGAAGAAGACGGACTTAGCACGAGTTAGTGAGAAAGAGATTGATGAAGCCCTCCTCCTCATTAATCATCGACCACGAAAATGCTTAGGTTGGAAAACTTCATTCGAGCTATTTCATGAGAAACTGTCGCATTTGTATTGA
- the lepB gene encoding signal peptidase I yields the protein MKEESTWLDYAVEIGCSLGIGYLISRFVRVAIARGESMRPTIKNNQPILLDCRRSRKQRLRRQDLIAFRAHQKKQLKFFLKRVIALPGDHLVIESGRVFVNGHLIEEDYLNEPMNGHNKVDLMIDKGKLFVMGDNRNDSLDSRSPRLGVIDIEKDVLGVVVQLKK from the coding sequence GTGAAGGAAGAAAGTACATGGTTAGACTATGCGGTCGAGATTGGATGTAGTTTAGGTATAGGGTATTTGATTTCACGCTTTGTTCGTGTGGCGATTGCACGAGGGGAATCGATGCGACCGACGATTAAGAACAATCAGCCCATTTTACTAGATTGTCGCCGTTCACGTAAGCAAAGGCTAAGAAGACAGGATTTGATCGCTTTTCGAGCACACCAAAAAAAGCAGTTGAAGTTTTTCTTAAAGCGCGTCATTGCGCTTCCAGGAGATCATTTGGTGATCGAATCGGGACGCGTTTTTGTTAATGGCCATCTGATTGAAGAGGATTACTTAAATGAACCGATGAACGGTCATAATAAAGTGGACCTCATGATTGACAAAGGAAAGTTATTTGTAATGGGAGATAATCGAAATGATAGTCTGGATTCGCGAAGTCCACGCCTAGGTGTGATTGATATTGAAAAAGATGTACTAGGAGTTGTTGTTCAATTAAAAAAGTAA
- the pepT gene encoding peptidase T, whose product MKTVMERFLNYVTYDTQSNPTAQTTPSTPSQLAFGDILVQELKEIGLTQVEKDENGYVYATLESNISHDVPVIAFISHLDTSPDFTATHVNPQVVNYQGGDILLNKEKNIILSPNDFPSLNQYVGQTLVTTDGTTLLGADDKAGIAEIMTAMDYLVKHPEIKHGCIKVAFTPDEEIGHGASKFQVEKFGADFAYTVDGGVLGELQYESFNAAEAKITIHGKSVHPGDAKNKMINAGLIATEFMNHLPKLETPQSTEKYEGFYHLTSISGNCEEATLKIIIRDFNSDKFNERKQFIQQLTEQFNRQYPTKPIELTLTDQYYNMHLQIEDKMYIVELAKQALIESDVEPLIIPIRGGTDGSGLSFRGLPTPNLFTGGHNFHGKFEYIPVPSMEKAVDVIVKIAELGATFNYSR is encoded by the coding sequence ATGAAAACAGTTATGGAACGTTTTTTAAACTATGTCACATACGATACGCAATCAAACCCCACGGCCCAAACAACTCCGTCAACGCCATCGCAATTAGCCTTTGGGGATATCCTTGTTCAGGAGTTAAAAGAAATTGGATTAACTCAAGTTGAAAAAGATGAAAACGGATATGTCTATGCAACATTAGAAAGTAATATCTCTCACGATGTCCCTGTCATCGCCTTTATCTCTCACTTAGATACGAGCCCTGATTTTACGGCTACCCATGTTAATCCCCAAGTTGTTAACTATCAAGGAGGAGATATTTTATTAAATAAAGAAAAAAACATCATCCTTTCGCCCAATGATTTTCCATCTTTAAATCAATATGTGGGACAAACACTTGTTACAACGGATGGGACAACCTTACTTGGTGCCGATGACAAAGCGGGGATTGCTGAAATCATGACAGCAATGGACTACTTAGTGAAGCATCCCGAGATTAAGCACGGATGCATTAAGGTAGCCTTTACTCCAGATGAAGAAATCGGACACGGGGCATCCAAATTCCAAGTCGAAAAGTTTGGAGCAGATTTTGCCTATACCGTCGACGGCGGAGTTCTTGGGGAATTACAGTATGAATCATTCAATGCCGCTGAAGCAAAAATAACGATTCATGGAAAAAGCGTCCACCCTGGAGATGCTAAAAACAAAATGATTAACGCTGGACTTATTGCCACCGAATTCATGAACCACCTTCCTAAACTTGAAACCCCACAATCAACTGAAAAATATGAAGGGTTTTACCACCTAACTTCAATTAGTGGTAACTGTGAAGAAGCCACTTTAAAAATTATCATTCGTGATTTTAATTCAGACAAATTTAATGAACGCAAACAATTTATTCAGCAATTAACTGAGCAGTTTAATCGTCAATATCCAACCAAGCCTATTGAACTGACACTAACGGATCAATATTACAATATGCACCTTCAAATTGAAGATAAAATGTATATTGTTGAATTAGCCAAACAAGCACTTATTGAATCCGATGTCGAACCACTTATTATTCCAATTCGAGGAGGGACAGATGGTTCTGGTTTATCATTCCGCGGCTTGCCTACCCCTAACCTCTTTACAGGTGGACATAATTTCCATGGGAAATTTGAATATATCCCTGTTCCGTCAATGGAAAAAGCTGTTGATGTGATTGTTAAAATTGCAGAGCTTGGTGCAACATTCAACTATTCACGTTAA
- a CDS encoding MarR family winged helix-turn-helix transcriptional regulator encodes MKDECEGHELLDLNRLFVKTAKMHRRIFQYEFQKLGLTEGQPKVLDYLHRHNGCSQKELAKHCHIQPATVTSLLAHLERRGLIYRQANQDDRRMTNVFLTEMGMELKYRINQAFRQIDDCLFEGFTSSERGQMKEYLERMYENLRRKEIEAHD; translated from the coding sequence ATGAAAGATGAATGCGAAGGACATGAGTTATTAGATTTGAACCGATTATTTGTAAAAACAGCTAAAATGCATCGCCGAATTTTTCAATATGAATTTCAAAAGCTTGGCTTAACGGAGGGGCAACCGAAAGTATTAGACTATTTGCATCGTCATAATGGCTGTTCGCAAAAGGAGTTAGCTAAACATTGCCATATTCAACCGGCGACGGTGACGAGTTTGCTCGCACATTTGGAGCGACGGGGATTGATTTATCGGCAGGCTAATCAGGATGATCGCCGAATGACGAACGTTTTTTTAACGGAGATGGGAATGGAGTTAAAATATCGAATTAATCAAGCTTTCCGTCAAATCGATGATTGTTTGTTTGAAGGTTTTACATCATCAGAGCGAGGGCAAATGAAAGAGTATTTAGAGCGAATGTATGAAAATTTGCGTCGAAAGGAGATTGAGGCACATGATTAA
- a CDS encoding ABC transporter ATP-binding protein, whose product MIKLLRYLKGSAILYAILAPLFMLVEVSMDLMLPTMLSNIIDIGITNGDTTYVWMTGAKMIGFAVIGLIGGVGCSIFSTIAAVNLGQNLRDGLFATIQSLSFLELDHFKTSSLITRLTNDITQIQTMVMMGLRILVRAPLLCIGGILMAYRLSSDLSGIFVITIPVILIFVAIVMSRSFPLFKSMQEKIDKVNNVMRENLLGVRVIKAFTIEHKQKDRFNEANDDLMNQSIRAQKLMIILNPVVMLLVNFSIVAVLWYGGFLVQAGVLETGKIMAFINYLTQIMMSLMMVIMISMNFSRAKASADRINEVLMTESSIQDSKSPEVIDQYDIEFKDVSFKYHDHSEEVLTDLSFKIKQGDRVGIIGGTGAGKSSLVQLIPRLYDVSSGEVLIGGRNVKEVSLHELRDKIGVVLQESILFSGTIESNIKFGYHDATDEELDQAARDAQAMEFIQLKESGYQTEVEQRGKNLSGGQKQRVSIARTLIRKPKILILDDSSSALDMATERQLQEAIKEQMTGSTVIMIAQRISAVMDANQIIVLDQGHISGIGTHEELLKTNEIYRSIAISQLGEEAVHHG is encoded by the coding sequence ATGATTAAACTATTACGCTATTTAAAGGGATCGGCCATCCTTTATGCGATTTTGGCCCCTTTATTTATGCTTGTTGAAGTTTCGATGGATTTAATGTTACCGACGATGTTATCGAATATTATTGACATTGGAATAACAAATGGCGACACGACCTATGTATGGATGACCGGAGCTAAAATGATTGGATTTGCGGTGATCGGATTGATTGGCGGTGTTGGATGTTCCATTTTTTCAACGATTGCTGCTGTCAACTTAGGACAAAATTTGCGTGATGGATTATTTGCGACGATCCAGTCCCTCTCTTTTTTAGAATTGGATCATTTTAAAACATCATCGTTAATTACGAGATTGACTAATGATATTACTCAGATTCAAACCATGGTGATGATGGGGTTGCGTATTTTAGTGCGAGCACCGTTATTATGCATTGGTGGAATTTTAATGGCTTATCGATTAAGTTCAGATTTATCTGGTATTTTTGTTATTACAATTCCTGTTATTTTAATCTTTGTTGCTATCGTCATGTCACGATCGTTCCCATTGTTTAAAAGTATGCAGGAAAAAATCGATAAAGTGAACAATGTCATGCGTGAAAACTTATTAGGGGTTCGCGTCATTAAGGCATTTACGATTGAACATAAACAAAAAGATCGATTTAATGAAGCAAATGATGATTTAATGAATCAAAGTATTCGTGCTCAGAAATTGATGATTATTTTAAATCCAGTGGTCATGCTTTTAGTTAACTTTAGTATCGTTGCTGTCTTATGGTATGGTGGATTTTTAGTTCAAGCAGGTGTGTTAGAGACTGGAAAAATCATGGCGTTCATCAATTATTTAACGCAAATTATGATGTCGTTAATGATGGTTATTATGATATCGATGAACTTTTCCAGGGCAAAAGCGTCAGCAGATCGTATTAATGAAGTGTTAATGACGGAATCAAGCATTCAAGATTCAAAGAGTCCTGAGGTCATCGATCAGTATGATATTGAATTTAAAGATGTGTCATTTAAATATCATGATCACAGTGAAGAGGTTCTAACGGATCTTTCCTTTAAAATTAAACAAGGAGATCGAGTAGGGATAATTGGTGGAACAGGTGCAGGTAAAAGTTCGCTTGTTCAGTTAATTCCTCGTCTTTACGATGTAAGTTCGGGGGAGGTCTTAATTGGTGGTCGAAATGTTAAAGAGGTAAGCCTACATGAATTACGAGATAAAATTGGCGTAGTTTTACAAGAGAGTATTTTGTTTTCGGGAACAATTGAGTCGAATATTAAATTTGGATATCATGACGCGACGGATGAAGAATTAGACCAAGCGGCAAGAGATGCACAAGCCATGGAGTTTATTCAATTAAAAGAGTCTGGTTATCAGACAGAAGTTGAACAACGTGGGAAAAATTTATCGGGTGGACAGAAACAACGGGTTTCCATTGCAAGGACTTTGATTCGTAAACCTAAAATTTTAATTTTAGATGATTCTTCAAGCGCATTGGATATGGCAACCGAGCGTCAATTACAAGAGGCAATTAAAGAACAGATGACAGGGAGTACGGTGATTATGATTGCCCAACGTATTTCGGCAGTCATGGATGCCAACCAGATTATTGTTCTTGATCAGGGACATATTTCGGGAATCGGGACGCATGAGGAATTATTAAAAACGAATGAAATCTATCGTAGTATCGCCATTTCACAATTAGGAGAGGAGGCGGTTCATCATGGCTAG
- a CDS encoding sugar transferase, whose amino-acid sequence MKRWFDIVVSSTLLVALSPLYLIIFILVYLDIGWPVFEKQRYPGMNEQWFTISRFRTMNRACNEKGELLPADQRLSVIGYYLKRFKLDHLPEFYNVLRGEMSLVGPRPGFIRSIPSKDVNLTRHSVCPGMTGWSQLHGKSLTWEEKLALDLYYVKHQSLWFDIKILVLSLGLLFIKKPLKVKITKKDE is encoded by the coding sequence ATGAAGCGCTGGTTTGATATTGTCGTTTCAAGTACATTACTTGTCGCCCTCTCGCCACTGTATTTAATTATTTTTATACTTGTATATCTAGATATCGGATGGCCTGTTTTTGAGAAACAACGCTATCCTGGCATGAACGAACAGTGGTTTACAATCTCCCGTTTTCGTACCATGAATCGGGCATGCAATGAAAAGGGCGAACTATTGCCCGCCGATCAACGATTAAGTGTTATCGGCTATTATTTAAAAAGGTTTAAGTTGGACCATTTGCCTGAATTTTATAATGTGTTACGTGGGGAAATGAGTTTAGTAGGACCACGACCAGGATTTATTCGTTCGATTCCTAGTAAAGATGTTAACCTCACTCGCCATTCCGTTTGCCCGGGAATGACAGGCTGGAGTCAATTACACGGAAAAAGCTTAACATGGGAAGAAAAGTTAGCCTTAGATTTATACTATGTGAAACATCAAAGTCTATGGTTTGATATTAAAATATTAGTGTTAAGTTTAGGTTTACTTTTTATTAAAAAACCTTTAAAAGTAAAAATAACTAAAAAAGATGAGTGA
- a CDS encoding restriction endonuclease — MSTNSLKSSRQQMMFFFYCSLLLSIFFLIQIRYTLSLDLAEWTASQYTLLFLLLSFVVICFLKYQCYSRDLKRDSQCIDLAEKKLTQKKNALYQQVSSMNPSDFGELVADLFRIKGFKRIFLTPRMNEQFYDIEMYLEDQKVLVSCLLNANTHEIPQSYLERLHLMMRNQQIDQGVFVTLSPFDADCYTFAKDKPIFLIDGEQLIETLIESSDW, encoded by the coding sequence ATGTCTACAAACTCACTAAAATCATCGCGTCAACAAATGATGTTTTTCTTTTATTGTTCCTTACTGCTGTCCATCTTTTTTCTCATTCAAATTCGCTATACCTTAAGCCTAGACTTAGCGGAATGGACAGCATCACAGTATACACTACTCTTTTTATTACTTTCATTTGTTGTGATTTGTTTTTTAAAATACCAATGCTATTCTCGAGATTTAAAACGAGATAGCCAATGTATCGATTTAGCAGAAAAAAAATTAACGCAGAAAAAAAATGCGCTTTATCAGCAAGTTTCTTCGATGAATCCTTCTGATTTTGGGGAACTTGTTGCCGATTTATTTCGGATCAAAGGATTCAAACGAATTTTTTTAACGCCACGAATGAATGAACAATTTTATGACATTGAAATGTATTTAGAAGATCAAAAAGTGTTAGTTTCCTGCCTTTTAAATGCAAACACTCATGAAATTCCTCAATCCTATTTAGAACGTCTTCATTTAATGATGAGAAACCAACAAATTGATCAAGGCGTATTTGTAACATTAAGCCCATTCGACGCTGATTGTTATACATTTGCCAAAGATAAACCTATTTTCTTAATTGATGGCGAGCAATTAATTGAGACACTAATCGAAAGCTCAGATTGGTAA